Proteins co-encoded in one Vibrio sp. SNU_ST1 genomic window:
- a CDS encoding ParA family protein → MKREQTIDKLYQLAEQTQQVQADRIEIILEERSDEHFPPMSKAMMETRSGLTRRKLDEAITKLEADGHQFTKNNANHYSISLTEAHMLMDAAEVPKFHQRKQHADNKPWIINVQNQKGGTGKSMTAVHLAACLSLNLDKRYRICLIDLDPQGSLRLFLNPQISGAEHDSIYSAVDIMLDNVPEEQDVDLEFLRKNVLLPTQYPNLKTISAFPEDAMFNAEAWQSLSRDQSLDIVRLLKEKLIDKIADDFDVIMIDTGPHVDPLVWNAMYASNALLIPCAAKRLDWASTVNFFQHLPTVYEMFPDDWKGLEFVRLMPTMFEDDNKKQVSVLTEMNYLLNDQVMMATIPRSRAFETCADTYSTVFDLTVSDFEGGKKTLAVAQDAVQKSALELERVLHSNWPSLNQG, encoded by the coding sequence ATGAAAAGAGAACAAACGATTGATAAGCTCTATCAGCTAGCCGAACAAACTCAACAAGTTCAGGCTGACCGAATTGAGATTATTTTGGAAGAGCGAAGTGATGAACATTTCCCTCCAATGTCTAAAGCTATGATGGAGACTCGTTCTGGTTTAACGCGTCGTAAACTCGATGAAGCGATCACTAAGCTTGAAGCTGATGGCCATCAGTTTACAAAGAACAATGCCAATCACTACTCGATTTCATTGACGGAAGCTCACATGTTGATGGACGCGGCAGAAGTGCCAAAGTTCCATCAACGTAAGCAGCATGCTGACAACAAACCATGGATTATCAACGTACAAAACCAAAAGGGTGGTACGGGTAAATCAATGACGGCAGTTCACTTAGCTGCTTGCTTATCTCTAAATTTAGATAAACGCTACCGTATCTGTCTGATTGACTTGGATCCACAAGGCTCTTTGCGTCTGTTCTTAAACCCACAAATTAGTGGTGCAGAGCACGACAGCATTTATTCTGCAGTTGATATCATGTTGGATAATGTGCCAGAAGAGCAGGATGTTGACCTAGAATTCTTGCGTAAGAACGTGCTGTTGCCAACTCAGTATCCAAACTTGAAGACTATTTCTGCATTCCCAGAAGATGCTATGTTTAACGCTGAAGCATGGCAAAGCCTGTCCAGAGATCAGTCACTTGATATTGTTCGTCTTTTGAAAGAAAAGCTTATCGACAAAATCGCCGATGATTTTGATGTGATCATGATTGATACTGGGCCACACGTGGACCCGTTAGTGTGGAATGCAATGTACGCGTCAAACGCCCTTTTGATTCCATGTGCAGCCAAGCGTTTGGACTGGGCTTCAACTGTTAACTTCTTTCAGCACTTGCCAACGGTTTATGAAATGTTCCCGGACGATTGGAAAGGGCTTGAGTTCGTTCGTCTAATGCCAACCATGTTTGAAGACGACAACAAAAAACAGGTATCAGTTCTGACTGAGATGAACTACCTGTTGAATGACCAAGTAATGATGGCCACGATTCCAAGAAGTCGTGCCTTTGAAACTTGTGCTGACACTTACAGCACGGTTTTCGATCTGACGGTAAGCGACTTCGAGGGCGGTAAGAAAACCCTGGCTGTCGCTCAAGACGCAGTACAAAAAAGTGCTCTAGAACTAGAGCGTGTATTACATAGCAACTGGCCTTCACTTAATCAGGGATAA
- a CDS encoding ParB/RepB/Spo0J family partition protein, whose product MAIKTSDLNAKLFGKANKRRVATPQEAQTAVKEQAQVIELSVAGEDLVSFELVRIPAADVATRTVVFEDNAREQSFLNEHALSDVLTTLKERGQQYPAVGRKNKDGKIEVLDGSRRRMSCILADKEFLIYVAENINGEHAKFLSDVANAHKPLSLYEKGKEMQAKLDKGEAEDQKALAKMFQCSEALVSGALKAAALPLELLQAYPNVSDLGRPTIVKLHKQFSGLTSEQQQTLLTKCDASEGYVWQRSEAQGVTRLTKDVTETLEGWVLELAPAPAKKASPKVELIKGRASYSRKGSNLALNLKKVDDATMEEILAFVQSKLD is encoded by the coding sequence ATGGCAATTAAAACATCTGACTTAAATGCAAAGCTATTTGGTAAAGCAAACAAACGTCGCGTAGCTACGCCACAAGAAGCTCAAACAGCGGTAAAAGAGCAAGCTCAAGTGATCGAGCTTTCTGTTGCGGGTGAAGATTTAGTTTCATTTGAATTGGTTCGAATTCCAGCCGCTGATGTAGCAACACGAACGGTTGTTTTTGAAGATAATGCTCGTGAGCAATCTTTCTTAAATGAGCACGCGCTTTCTGACGTACTAACTACGCTTAAAGAGCGCGGCCAGCAATACCCAGCGGTTGGTCGTAAGAACAAAGACGGCAAGATAGAAGTTCTTGATGGTAGCCGTCGTCGTATGTCATGTATTTTGGCTGACAAAGAGTTCTTAATCTATGTCGCTGAAAACATTAACGGCGAACATGCTAAGTTTTTATCAGATGTAGCTAACGCTCATAAACCACTTTCTCTCTATGAGAAGGGGAAGGAGATGCAAGCGAAGCTTGATAAAGGCGAAGCTGAAGACCAGAAAGCACTCGCTAAAATGTTCCAGTGTAGTGAAGCTTTGGTGAGTGGCGCGTTGAAAGCGGCCGCTTTACCACTTGAATTATTACAAGCTTACCCAAATGTGAGCGATCTTGGCCGTCCGACTATTGTTAAGTTACACAAACAATTTAGTGGTCTTACTAGTGAGCAGCAACAAACATTACTGACCAAGTGTGATGCTTCTGAAGGTTATGTGTGGCAGCGCAGCGAAGCTCAAGGCGTAACTCGTTTAACAAAAGACGTTACAGAGACTTTAGAAGGTTGGGTGCTCGAACTAGCACCAGCACCCGCGAAGAAAGCTTCTCCAAAAGTTGAACTTATTAAAGGTCGAGCGTCATATAGTCGTAAGGGTTCAAACTTGGCGTTGAATCTTAAGAAAGTTGATGATGCAACAATGGAAGAAATCCTAGCATTCGTACAATCTAAGTTAGACTAA
- a CDS encoding GNAT family N-acetyltransferase — protein sequence MTNPTNTFLHTLSNIAQHNGHRYGVVFDGDFDWQNSAVFTFLQNSYTPSIFQIGGTPFEGVIHAPVKKGQQLLGRECQVLVCDFREQFDANGFSAALGSLIGGGLLLVLPPKVDYSEGNQSFGQRWLKGHFDKLISVSQHNETDDVVQATNALPLKQDFENGLDKFEQQNLAVELVKKVVSGHRKRPLVLTADRGRGKSSTLGIAAAQLLVERHGLNIIVTAPSVKAIEPVFSHASQSLEGCEVVNATYIFYQGGSLRFVAPDELLKSKPDCDLLLVDEAAAIPIPMLKSMVGIYHRMVFSTTVHGYEGSGRGFGLKFEHWLSEHRPGWKGFKLDQPIRWNRNDPLERWLFDCFLLGNDVSLNDSTFHELDSFSDLAINQLSLVELSKADCLANPEPLQQCFSLLVDAHYQTSPNDLMQFLNNPAIRLYAAWQQNECLGCMLVTEEGGLDSDLIAQIQLGKRRPQGHLAPVLLANQLGCTQAASSHCLRVMRIAVSTRYQGSGIGRWMLGQLSKKANQADYLATSFGATSELISFWCDSKFGAVHIGHQRDQASGCHSVLMVKPLKENAQNWIYNLISHFERSFCFLASGSLASLETDMVRSLLPKHSESVSEFEIQLISNYVDGGNSYDAIGFSVLKLILLSHTRHVESVQSLSQACAALGTDISDLLIAKVVQQKEWGICVEQFGLVGRKQAELQFRTDIGALLSNLHCK from the coding sequence ATGACAAACCCAACCAATACTTTTCTGCATACACTTTCTAATATCGCCCAACACAATGGTCACCGTTACGGTGTGGTCTTTGATGGCGACTTTGATTGGCAAAATTCTGCTGTTTTTACCTTCCTTCAAAATTCGTACACTCCGAGCATCTTCCAGATTGGCGGTACTCCGTTTGAAGGTGTGATTCATGCTCCAGTCAAAAAAGGCCAACAATTGCTTGGTCGTGAGTGCCAAGTTCTTGTTTGTGATTTTAGAGAGCAGTTTGATGCGAATGGTTTTAGCGCTGCACTAGGTTCGTTAATAGGTGGTGGGCTGTTGTTGGTGTTACCGCCAAAAGTTGATTACTCTGAAGGTAATCAGAGCTTTGGCCAACGTTGGTTAAAAGGGCATTTCGATAAGCTCATTTCGGTTTCACAACACAACGAAACAGACGATGTTGTTCAAGCGACTAACGCTCTTCCTCTGAAGCAAGACTTTGAAAATGGTTTGGATAAATTTGAACAGCAAAATCTGGCTGTGGAGTTGGTTAAAAAAGTGGTGTCTGGGCATCGTAAACGTCCTTTAGTTCTCACTGCAGATCGAGGGCGTGGTAAAAGCTCTACATTGGGTATTGCCGCTGCTCAGCTTTTGGTTGAGCGTCATGGGTTAAATATCATCGTGACAGCGCCTTCTGTGAAAGCAATCGAGCCTGTATTTTCCCACGCGAGTCAAAGCCTAGAAGGCTGTGAAGTGGTCAATGCTACTTACATTTTCTATCAAGGCGGAAGTTTAAGATTCGTAGCACCAGATGAATTACTTAAGTCTAAGCCCGATTGTGATTTGCTATTAGTCGATGAAGCGGCTGCAATTCCAATCCCGATGCTTAAATCTATGGTTGGCATTTATCATCGTATGGTTTTTTCAACCACCGTTCACGGATACGAGGGGAGTGGGAGAGGGTTTGGACTTAAGTTCGAGCATTGGCTTTCAGAGCATCGCCCGGGGTGGAAAGGTTTTAAGCTCGACCAACCCATTCGTTGGAATCGCAATGATCCGCTAGAGCGTTGGTTGTTTGATTGCTTCCTTCTAGGTAATGATGTGTCGCTCAATGATTCGACATTTCATGAGTTAGATAGCTTTTCTGATCTGGCAATCAACCAACTGAGCTTGGTCGAGTTATCAAAAGCAGACTGCTTGGCGAATCCGGAGCCGTTACAGCAATGTTTTTCTCTTCTTGTTGACGCTCATTATCAAACGTCACCAAACGATCTGATGCAGTTTCTCAACAATCCAGCAATCCGTTTGTACGCTGCTTGGCAGCAAAATGAATGTTTAGGTTGTATGCTGGTAACTGAAGAAGGTGGGTTGGATAGCGATCTGATTGCTCAGATTCAACTTGGAAAACGAAGGCCTCAAGGTCACCTAGCTCCTGTATTACTCGCAAACCAACTGGGTTGTACACAAGCGGCGAGCAGTCACTGCCTTCGAGTTATGCGTATTGCCGTTTCAACACGTTATCAAGGTTCGGGGATTGGTCGCTGGATGTTGGGGCAGTTGTCAAAGAAAGCTAATCAGGCGGATTACTTAGCAACGAGCTTTGGCGCGACCAGTGAATTGATATCTTTTTGGTGTGATAGCAAATTTGGAGCTGTGCATATTGGCCACCAGCGCGATCAAGCAAGCGGTTGTCACTCGGTACTGATGGTTAAGCCGCTTAAAGAAAACGCACAGAATTGGATTTACAATCTGATAAGTCACTTTGAACGTAGTTTCTGTTTTCTCGCTTCGGGTTCTTTGGCTTCTCTCGAAACGGATATGGTGCGTTCATTGCTACCAAAACATTCGGAATCTGTCAGTGAATTTGAAATCCAGTTAATCAGTAATTATGTCGATGGCGGTAATAGTTACGACGCTATTGGATTTAGCGTATTGAAGTTAATACTGCTCAGTCATACTCGACATGTCGAAAGTGTTCAATCTCTGTCTCAAGCTTGTGCAGCTCTAGGAACTGACATTTCTGACTTGCTTATTGCAAAGGTCGTACAGCAAAAAGAGTGGGGGATTTGTGTTGAGCAATTTGGTCTTGTTGGACGAAAACAAGCAGAGCTACAGTTTAGAACAGATATCGGTGCTCTACTATCAAATTTACACTGTAAATAG
- a CDS encoding FapA family protein produces MWDSIVTLSEDKKQVMACLPSGVVVNTSFDNKTLPTTLEALNASNYFVFEEEILRFVTLAKEGKGEAYQGILIAEVRNSSVTVELSDDEMLASLVVTGAYNGRALRGSDIIHCLAQAHITKGINKLALRKVLMMSSKLKPGEKFTQPVAKGSPAVKGKDAKFSALVEDITHQVLKPRSKDAGKIDMRDLGETITVGQNDPLMKRTPATKGIAGFTVQGRIIPPLPGQDSLIKPGKGTHISPDDPNLLLSSSSGLPIIKERSIEVDDALCVSNVDVSTGHVKFKGNVFVSGNIEPGMIVKATGSITVGGFIESAEVQAQGDIKVAKGIIGHTTKEDEPKSCKVLSKGSITASYAQNTELQTANDILLNLHSMSNDIRCGNNLIVMDTFKKHGTLSGGEAKVGGKVECVFLGVEGDTATKVHGFARYEGYQKKIAQLKEIYKHAQEQTMDVIRQELEFKKRPKAERSEEQALEIEQQREKNNQAIEKTKSQLDTLEAEFETNLAECTVEAHEKVYTRVSVLFGDEMVTTKRTHGGSVFSFNQYEIQCSFKMEKEDISL; encoded by the coding sequence ATGTGGGATAGCATCGTTACATTGTCGGAAGATAAGAAGCAAGTGATGGCATGTCTGCCGTCTGGGGTTGTGGTCAACACAAGCTTTGACAATAAGACACTGCCAACAACCTTAGAAGCTTTGAACGCATCAAACTATTTTGTTTTCGAAGAAGAGATACTGCGTTTTGTCACTCTTGCTAAAGAAGGTAAGGGGGAGGCTTATCAAGGAATATTGATTGCTGAAGTTCGTAATTCCAGTGTTACGGTTGAACTGTCTGATGATGAGATGCTCGCAAGTCTTGTTGTGACCGGGGCATATAATGGGCGGGCATTACGTGGCAGTGATATCATTCATTGCTTGGCCCAGGCTCACATAACGAAAGGAATTAATAAGCTAGCGCTCAGAAAAGTCTTGATGATGAGTAGCAAGTTAAAGCCGGGTGAAAAATTTACTCAGCCCGTTGCCAAAGGCTCTCCAGCTGTGAAGGGTAAAGATGCTAAATTTTCAGCATTGGTTGAAGACATTACTCATCAAGTATTAAAGCCTCGCAGTAAAGACGCCGGTAAGATCGATATGCGAGATCTCGGCGAAACCATTACCGTTGGTCAGAATGACCCGCTAATGAAACGTACTCCTGCCACCAAAGGTATTGCGGGCTTTACCGTCCAAGGTCGAATTATCCCACCCCTTCCGGGCCAAGACAGTTTGATTAAGCCTGGAAAAGGCACCCACATTTCCCCTGACGACCCTAATTTATTACTTTCTTCATCCTCTGGTCTGCCCATTATTAAAGAGCGAAGTATCGAAGTGGATGACGCCTTATGTGTTAGCAATGTCGACGTATCTACTGGGCACGTTAAATTCAAAGGTAATGTGTTTGTCTCTGGGAATATAGAACCTGGAATGATAGTGAAGGCGACCGGAAGCATTACTGTTGGTGGCTTTATTGAATCTGCAGAAGTTCAGGCTCAGGGGGATATAAAAGTCGCGAAAGGAATTATTGGTCACACGACCAAAGAGGACGAGCCAAAAAGTTGTAAGGTACTTAGCAAAGGCTCTATCACAGCAAGCTACGCACAGAATACTGAACTGCAAACCGCCAACGACATTCTACTTAATCTACATAGCATGAGTAACGACATTCGTTGTGGCAACAACCTCATTGTGATGGATACCTTTAAGAAGCATGGCACACTTAGTGGCGGTGAAGCTAAAGTCGGCGGTAAAGTGGAATGTGTTTTCTTAGGCGTTGAAGGGGATACAGCAACTAAGGTTCATGGTTTTGCTCGCTACGAGGGATATCAAAAAAAGATAGCTCAATTGAAGGAAATTTATAAGCACGCTCAAGAACAAACCATGGACGTCATCCGCCAAGAACTCGAATTTAAGAAGCGACCAAAAGCGGAAAGAAGCGAAGAGCAAGCGTTGGAGATTGAGCAGCAACGAGAAAAAAACAATCAAGCGATAGAGAAGACTAAATCACAGTTGGATACACTCGAAGCTGAATTTGAGACAAACCTTGCTGAGTGCACAGTAGAGGCGCACGAGAAAGTGTACACCCGTGTATCGGTTTTGTTTGGTGATGAGATGGTGACAACGAAGAGAACGCATGGCGGCAGTGTTTTCTCTTTCAATCAATATGAGATTCAATGTTCTTTCAAAATGGAGAAAGAAGATATCTCATTGTAA
- a CDS encoding type I secretion system permease/ATPase produces the protein MQDPLLNSLIYVSRYYGLANSPEALINGLPLSDGKLTPFLFPRSAERAGLVAKENRSGLENIPHLILPAVLLLKQGEACVLNSIDIEKQEAEIITTESGMMPIVIPIEELKEQFIGRYFLVKKQFRYDERSPEILKTREGHWFWSTIWQSKKIYRDVLIASILINLFAIAAPMFTRLVYDKVVPNLAFETLWVLASGIFVVFLFDLLLKLMRSYFIDVAGKKSDILISSKLFSKVLGIRMEAKPASVGAFAKNLQEFESIREFFTSATIGSLIDLPFALMFLALIWLMAGNLVFVPVVGVVILIIYALLIQGPLRRTIEEGSRLASQKYANLIESLAGLETVKLFSAQSQFQFRWEEAVAHMANWNIKSRRITDSIQNTAGFVQQSTNVGMIIFGVYLMAEGTLTMGGLIAATMLSGRAIGPLVQLSLLSTRYNQAKSSMTLIEQVMSMPSEQEEGKRYIHRPIIQGHIALDKVTFHYPDSPIASIRDLTLNISPGEKVAIIGRIGSGKSTLERLIMGLYKPTEGHVRIDDTDMEQLHHVDVRRNIGCVPQDSNLFYGTVRDNITLGRPLVDDRDVMDAANRAGVTAFTQQDPAGLERQVGEGGGLLSGGQRQSIAIARAFLGRPPVLLMDEPTSAMDNRSEMHIKHQLSQLLPSETLILITHKTSMLDIVDRVIVMEKGSIIADGPKSQVLSDLKQGKVKAAS, from the coding sequence ATGCAAGATCCACTATTAAACTCACTGATCTACGTTAGTCGGTATTACGGGTTAGCTAACTCGCCCGAAGCGTTGATCAATGGGCTACCACTCTCTGATGGAAAGCTAACCCCTTTCCTATTCCCTCGCTCTGCAGAGCGTGCGGGGTTAGTGGCCAAAGAAAACCGTTCCGGTCTAGAAAACATCCCTCACTTAATTCTGCCAGCCGTATTATTACTCAAGCAAGGTGAGGCTTGCGTTCTTAATAGTATCGATATTGAGAAGCAAGAAGCCGAAATCATCACAACGGAAAGTGGGATGATGCCAATCGTCATCCCTATCGAAGAGTTGAAAGAGCAATTCATCGGCCGTTATTTCTTAGTAAAAAAGCAATTTCGCTATGATGAACGCTCGCCAGAAATTTTAAAAACGCGCGAAGGTCACTGGTTTTGGAGCACGATTTGGCAATCTAAAAAAATCTATCGTGATGTGCTGATCGCATCAATTCTAATCAACCTTTTCGCGATTGCAGCTCCAATGTTTACGCGTTTGGTGTACGACAAAGTAGTACCAAACCTTGCGTTTGAGACGCTATGGGTACTCGCGAGTGGTATTTTTGTCGTCTTCCTCTTTGACTTGCTTTTAAAGTTAATGCGAAGCTACTTTATTGACGTTGCGGGTAAGAAATCCGATATCTTGATTTCATCTAAGCTGTTCAGTAAGGTGCTCGGGATTCGTATGGAAGCGAAGCCTGCTTCTGTCGGTGCTTTTGCTAAAAACCTGCAAGAATTTGAGTCAATCCGTGAGTTCTTTACTTCGGCAACAATAGGCTCATTGATCGATTTGCCATTCGCTCTTATGTTCTTAGCGTTAATTTGGTTGATGGCTGGCAACCTTGTGTTTGTTCCTGTCGTTGGCGTGGTGATACTGATCATCTATGCGTTGTTAATACAAGGCCCGCTGCGTCGTACCATTGAAGAAGGCTCTCGCCTTGCTTCTCAGAAGTACGCAAACTTAATTGAGAGTTTAGCGGGGCTAGAAACCGTTAAGCTATTCAGCGCGCAAAGTCAGTTTCAATTCCGCTGGGAAGAAGCTGTCGCGCACATGGCGAACTGGAATATCAAGAGTCGTCGTATTACCGATAGCATCCAGAATACTGCTGGCTTTGTTCAACAAAGTACCAATGTGGGGATGATCATTTTTGGTGTATACCTAATGGCAGAAGGCACTCTTACAATGGGTGGCTTGATTGCCGCTACTATGTTGAGTGGTAGAGCAATTGGTCCTCTTGTCCAGCTATCATTGCTTTCTACGCGTTATAACCAAGCGAAGTCATCAATGACCTTAATTGAACAAGTAATGTCGATGCCCAGTGAGCAAGAGGAAGGTAAGCGATACATCCACCGCCCTATTATTCAAGGGCATATCGCGCTTGATAAAGTAACATTCCATTACCCTGATTCGCCAATCGCTTCTATAAGAGACCTGACTCTTAATATTAGTCCAGGTGAAAAGGTCGCGATTATTGGGCGAATTGGTTCAGGTAAAAGCACACTTGAACGCCTGATTATGGGCCTGTACAAGCCCACAGAAGGTCATGTACGCATTGATGATACCGATATGGAACAACTTCACCATGTCGACGTACGACGCAATATAGGCTGTGTGCCGCAAGACAGTAACCTATTCTATGGCACGGTAAGAGATAACATTACCTTGGGACGCCCGTTGGTTGACGATCGTGATGTCATGGATGCTGCCAACCGTGCAGGTGTTACCGCTTTTACTCAGCAAGATCCCGCAGGCTTAGAACGCCAAGTAGGTGAAGGTGGTGGTTTACTCTCAGGAGGTCAACGTCAGTCGATAGCGATAGCTAGAGCCTTCCTAGGGCGCCCTCCTGTATTATTGATGGACGAACCTACCAGCGCTATGGATAACCGTTCAGAGATGCACATTAAGCATCAGCTGAGCCAGCTTTTACCTAGTGAGACTTTAATTCTTATCACCCACAAAACGTCGATGTTGGATATCGTGGATAGAGTGATTGTGATGGAGAAAGGCAGCATTATTGCCGACGGACCAAAATCACAAGTTCTGTCAGACTTGAAGCAAGGTAAGGTAAAAGCGGCAAGTTAA
- a CDS encoding LapD/MoxY N-terminal periplasmic domain-containing protein, with protein sequence MTLYKQLVVGMVAVFILLMTSVFMIEFNTTRDYLEEQQRSEVNNTINTVGLALAPYLEEKDQVAVESVINALFDGSSYSVVRLIFLDTGDDILRSYPVKPSGVPQWFTNLNLFKPIHDRRVITSGWMQLAEVEIVSHPGPAYTQLWEAFTRLVTFFGAIFLLGLISISWILQRALRPLSLIIKKMDQIAKNQFGEPLVRPKTKDLILVVDGINHMSTQVELAFKSQAQEAQRLRERAYIDPVSQLGNRAYYMSQLTQWLEESSLGGLAVLKAEFISEEYDDKGYQEGDALVHQLAEQLQASISSPDITIARISSDEFGFIMPNIDESELKLVASSIVNCIQNLGSDPTGMANPHIALGVTYSKKRKTSTEIMSLVDNALSSAKANRELAYGYVTADDHGAVMGKQQWRMLVEEAIINDLVTFRFQAANNSFGKTYHQEVFSAIEKEGVRYGANQYLYALEQLEMSHILDQYVIEKMIDKLNAKELTSPVAINISPSSISQPSFIRWIGKSLEKNASIAHLLHFEIPENCFVNVPHYTALLCNTIRNADAVFGVDNYGRNFQSLDYINEYRPSYVKLDYLFTHNLDDEKQKFTLTSISRTAHNLGVTTIASRIETQTQLDILSDNYVEVFQGFIVDK encoded by the coding sequence ATGACTTTATATAAACAGCTTGTGGTCGGAATGGTTGCGGTTTTCATATTACTGATGACCTCAGTTTTTATGATCGAATTCAATACCACCCGTGACTACTTAGAAGAGCAGCAACGCTCTGAAGTAAATAATACCATTAATACTGTTGGACTGGCGCTCGCCCCTTACCTCGAAGAAAAGGATCAAGTGGCTGTAGAGTCTGTTATCAACGCACTGTTTGATGGTAGTTCTTACTCTGTCGTACGATTGATTTTTTTAGACACAGGAGATGATATTCTTCGTTCATACCCTGTGAAACCAAGTGGTGTCCCACAATGGTTTACCAACCTGAATTTGTTTAAACCGATTCATGATCGCCGCGTGATTACTAGTGGTTGGATGCAACTTGCTGAAGTTGAGATAGTGAGCCACCCAGGCCCAGCCTATACTCAGCTTTGGGAGGCATTTACACGGCTAGTGACCTTCTTTGGAGCGATTTTCTTACTGGGTTTGATCTCGATTTCATGGATACTCCAACGAGCACTACGTCCGCTGTCATTAATCATAAAAAAAATGGACCAAATCGCCAAAAATCAGTTCGGTGAGCCTCTGGTTCGCCCTAAAACAAAAGACCTCATCTTAGTCGTCGACGGTATTAACCACATGTCGACTCAAGTTGAACTTGCATTTAAGAGCCAAGCACAAGAAGCGCAACGACTTCGTGAACGCGCGTATATCGACCCTGTTTCTCAGCTAGGTAACCGTGCTTACTACATGTCTCAATTAACTCAGTGGTTAGAAGAGTCTAGTTTAGGTGGTCTGGCGGTGCTAAAAGCCGAATTTATTAGTGAAGAATATGATGACAAAGGCTATCAAGAAGGCGATGCCTTAGTTCACCAATTAGCTGAACAGCTACAGGCTTCTATTTCATCTCCAGATATTACTATCGCTCGTATTTCTAGTGATGAGTTTGGCTTCATTATGCCGAACATTGATGAAAGTGAACTGAAACTCGTCGCGAGCAGCATCGTAAACTGTATTCAAAATCTAGGTTCAGATCCAACAGGTATGGCGAATCCACATATAGCTCTCGGAGTGACATACAGCAAGAAACGTAAAACCAGTACTGAAATCATGTCTTTGGTCGATAACGCACTGTCTAGCGCGAAAGCGAACCGTGAGCTCGCTTACGGTTACGTAACTGCTGACGACCATGGCGCTGTAATGGGTAAACAGCAATGGCGTATGTTGGTCGAAGAAGCAATCATCAATGACCTAGTAACTTTCCGCTTCCAAGCTGCAAATAATAGTTTTGGCAAAACCTATCACCAAGAAGTGTTCTCTGCGATTGAGAAAGAGGGCGTTCGTTACGGTGCCAACCAATACTTATACGCATTAGAACAGCTTGAAATGAGCCACATCCTCGATCAATACGTTATCGAGAAGATGATTGATAAACTGAATGCAAAAGAGCTTACTAGCCCCGTTGCTATCAATATCTCGCCAAGCAGTATTTCTCAGCCAAGCTTCATCCGTTGGATCGGAAAGTCTCTTGAGAAAAATGCGTCAATCGCTCATCTGTTGCATTTTGAAATTCCCGAAAACTGTTTCGTCAATGTTCCGCACTACACGGCACTATTGTGTAACACCATTCGCAACGCTGATGCGGTGTTTGGTGTCGATAATTATGGACGCAACTTCCAATCGCTCGATTACATCAACGAGTACCGCCCTAGCTATGTGAAGCTGGATTACCTATTTACTCATAACCTTGATGACGAAAAACAGAAATTTACGTTAACGTCTATCTCAAGAACGGCTCATAACCTTGGTGTGACGACTATTGCGTCACGAATTGAAACTCAGACTCAGTTAGATATTTTGTCTGATAACTACGTAGAAGTGTTCCAAGGCTTCATTGTTGATAAATAG
- a CDS encoding transglutaminase-like cysteine peptidase, with amino-acid sequence MKSRFSLLLLFLTSFTSGALNKSDQRWIDAVSVTYGERAGKRVSTWRSNMTSYAGLSEKEKLDSVNRFFNQMYFVDDSILWGKNDYWATPLEFLGSNAGDCEDFTIAKYFSLLELGVPDKKLRLVYVKALELNQFHMVLAYYSTPSAEPLILDNLNPEIKRGSKRRDLRPIYSFNGKNLWLIKSAAGSGKLSGKSSRLSLWNDLRSRERSLKLNKPIINYDE; translated from the coding sequence ATGAAATCTCGGTTTTCGTTATTGCTGCTGTTCCTTACCTCTTTTACTTCCGGGGCACTGAACAAGAGTGACCAAAGGTGGATAGACGCAGTCTCTGTAACCTACGGAGAAAGGGCAGGGAAGCGAGTGTCGACATGGCGCTCGAATATGACGTCGTACGCAGGGTTAAGTGAAAAAGAGAAACTCGATTCGGTAAACCGGTTCTTCAACCAAATGTACTTTGTCGATGACAGTATACTTTGGGGAAAGAATGACTACTGGGCGACACCTCTGGAGTTTTTGGGTAGTAACGCGGGTGACTGTGAAGATTTCACTATCGCAAAATACTTCTCTTTACTTGAGCTAGGCGTCCCAGATAAGAAATTACGATTAGTGTACGTAAAAGCACTTGAGTTAAACCAATTCCATATGGTGTTGGCTTACTACTCTACACCCAGTGCAGAACCGTTAATTTTAGATAACTTAAACCCTGAAATAAAACGTGGCTCCAAGCGCAGAGATCTACGACCGATATACAGCTTCAATGGTAAAAACCTATGGTTGATCAAGTCGGCGGCTGGCAGCGGTAAGTTATCAGGAAAATCTTCAAGATTGAGCTTATGGAACGACTTACGTTCGCGTGAGCGCTCTCTAAAATTAAACAAACCCATTATCAATTACGATGAGTAG